A part of Chanos chanos chromosome 9, fChaCha1.1, whole genome shotgun sequence genomic DNA contains:
- the acsbg2 gene encoding long-chain-fatty-acid--CoA ligase ACSBG2 isoform X1, with amino-acid sequence MRTIVCEPTTMSTAEVMDPPADVSCLQSFGTGDSIASLDEVAVESTVNESSGEDSACEREEESITKSEVTPPASEQSTHTQSDEAVRPDSLPLPGVGETLWTSRGSGEVKLRMAESGPAAEPPVTINQMFTSAVERFGDKTALGWKEGEQWKTLNYREYYQTCRTAAKSFLKLGLERYHGVGILGFNSAEWFIADIAAILAGGFAVGIYTTNSPEACQYVAENCQANILVVENHKQLQKILQVQDQLPHLKAIIQYKDALKEKRPNLYTWAEFLEMGRDEPDTRLDDIIASQKPNQCCTLIYTSGTTGQPKGVMLSHDNLTWTAFATGRHVRLTEATVSQEVVVSYLPLSHIAAQMIDIWLTMKVGGATYFAQPDALKGSLAVTLREVRPTAFMGVPRVWEKMQEKMKSIGAKSSTVRRKVASWAKDVGLQTNLTKMELNGTMARKPLNYRLAKKLVFRKVRKALGLDRCTKCYTGAAPITKDTLEFFLSLDIPVYELYGMSESTGPHTISLPEAFRLTSCGKVIGGCQTKIVSPDEDGNGEICFWGRHVFMGYLNMPEKTEEALDSEGWLHSGDLGKQDKQDFLFITGRIKELIITAGGENIPPVPIEDAVKEAVPLISNAMLIGDKRKFLSMLLTVKCQMNAETGAPEDELTPEAVELCRKLGSNATKVSDIAGGRDRVIYAAIQEGINRVNEKATSNAQRIQKWTVLEEDFSIPGGELGPTMKLKRPVVTKMYKEQIENFYKEVVTPSTPDNPLPSK; translated from the exons ATGCGCA CTATCGTGTGTGAGCCAACGACCATGTCTACAGCCGAGGTGATGGACCCTCCAGCAGACGTAAGCTGTCTACAGTCCTTCGGAACCGGAGACAGCATCGCCTCCCTGGATGAAGTCGCGGTGGAGTCCACAGTCAA TGAGTCATCAGGGGAGGACTCGGCCTgtgagagggaagaggagagcaTTACCAAATCTGAGGTCACTCCCCCAGCTAGCgaacagagtacacacacacagtcag acGAGGCGGTACGTCCCGACTCGCTGCCGTTGCCGGGGGTGGGCGAGACGCTCTGGACGTCCCGGGGCAGCGGCGAGGTGAAGCTGAGGATGGCAGAGTCGGGCCCCGCCGCTGAACCGCCGGTCACAATCAACCAGATGTTCACCTCAGCAGTGGAGCGTTTCGGCGACAAGACGGCTCTGGGCTGGAAAGAGGGCGAACAGTGGAAAACCCTCAACTACCGCGAGTACTACCAAACCTGCCGCACTGCCGCCAAGAGCTTCCTCAAG ctCGGACTGGAGAGGTACCATGGTGTTGGCATCCTGGGTTTCAACTCAGCTGAGTGGTTCATTGCTGACATTGCGGCCATTCTAGCAGG CGGGTTTGCCGTGGGCATCTACACAACCAATTCTCCGGAAGCATGCCAGTACGTGGCCGAGAACTGCCAGGCCAATATCCTAGTGGTGGAGAACCACAAACAGCTTCAGAAGATCCTGCAG GTTCAAGACCAGCTGCCACACCTCAAAGCAATCATCCAGTACAAAGACGCCCTGAAAGAAAAGAGGCCAAACCTGTACACG TGGGCAGAGTTCCTGGAGATGGGCCGCGACGAGCCTGACACGCGGCTGGACGACATCATCGCCTCTCAAAAGCCCAATCAGTGCTGCACGCTGATCTACACGTCTGGCACCACGGGACAGCCCAAAGGGGTCATGTTGAGTCACGACAAT CTGACCTGGACGGCCTTTGCCACAGGGCGGCATGTGCGTCTGACCGAAGCTACGGTGAGTCAGGAGGTTGTGGTCAGTTACCTGCCCCTCAGTCACATCGCAGCCCAGATGATTGACATCTGGCTCACCATGAAAGTGGGCGGAGCCACGTACTTCGCACAGCCGGACGCTCTGAAG ggctccCTGGCCGTCACCCTCCGTGAAGTGCGGCCCACGGCGTTTATGGGAGTTCCgcgagtgtgggagaagatgcaggagaaGATGAAGTCTATTGGAGCCAAGTCCTCCACCGTGCGCAGGAAGGTTGCATCCTGGGCCAAAGACGTGGGCCTGCAGACCAACCTCACCAAGATGGAGCT TAATGGGACCATGGCCAGGAAGCCTCTGAACTACAGACTGGCTAAGAAGCTGGTGTTCCGGAAAGTTCGGAAGGCTCTGGGTCTGGACCGCTGCACCAAATGCTACACGGGGGCTGCCCCCATCACCAAAGACACTCTGGAGTTTTTCCTCAGTCTGGACATTCCCGTTTACGAGCTTTACGGCATGAGTGAAAGTACCGGACCGCACACCATCTCACTGCCGGAGGCCTTCCGCCTCACCAG ctgTGGGAAGGTGATAGGTGGCTGTCAGACTAAGATCGTCAGCCCAGACGAAGACGGCAACGGGGAGATCTGTTTTTGGGGACGTCACGTGTTCATGGGTTACCTGAACATGCCCGAGAAGACGGAAGAAGCCCTCGACTCTGAGGGCTGGCTGCACTCCGGAGACCTGGGCAAACAGGACAAGCAGGACTTCCTGTTCATCACGGGACGCATCAAAG agctGATTATCACTGCCGGTGGAGAAAACATCCCCCCTGTGCCCATAGAAGACGCAGTGAAGGAGGCTGTGCCCCTCATTAGCAACGCCATGCTCATCGGAGACAAGAGGAAGTTTCTCTCCATGCTCCTCACCGTTAAg tgccagATGAATGCTGAAACAGGGGCTCCAGAAGATGAGCTGACTCCAGAGGCAGTGGAGCTGTGTCGGAAACTGGGCAGCAACGCCACCAAGGTGTCGGACATCGCCGGCGGGCGTGACCGCGTCATCTACGCCGCCATCCAAGAGGGCATCAACCGCGTGAACGAGAAGGCTACCTCCAACGCCCAACGCATCCAGAAGTGGACCGTACTGGAAGAGGACTTTTCCATTCCTGGAGGAGAGCTTG ggcctACCATGAAGCTTAAAAGACCAGTTGTCACAAAGATGTACAAAGAACAGATTGAAAACTTCTATAAAGAAGTTGTGACTCCAAGCACCCCAGACAACCCCCTGCCTTCCAAATAG
- the acsbg2 gene encoding long-chain-fatty-acid--CoA ligase ACSBG2 isoform X2, with product MSTAEVMDPPADVSCLQSFGTGDSIASLDEVAVESTVNESSGEDSACEREEESITKSEVTPPASEQSTHTQSDEAVRPDSLPLPGVGETLWTSRGSGEVKLRMAESGPAAEPPVTINQMFTSAVERFGDKTALGWKEGEQWKTLNYREYYQTCRTAAKSFLKLGLERYHGVGILGFNSAEWFIADIAAILAGGFAVGIYTTNSPEACQYVAENCQANILVVENHKQLQKILQVQDQLPHLKAIIQYKDALKEKRPNLYTWAEFLEMGRDEPDTRLDDIIASQKPNQCCTLIYTSGTTGQPKGVMLSHDNLTWTAFATGRHVRLTEATVSQEVVVSYLPLSHIAAQMIDIWLTMKVGGATYFAQPDALKGSLAVTLREVRPTAFMGVPRVWEKMQEKMKSIGAKSSTVRRKVASWAKDVGLQTNLTKMELNGTMARKPLNYRLAKKLVFRKVRKALGLDRCTKCYTGAAPITKDTLEFFLSLDIPVYELYGMSESTGPHTISLPEAFRLTSCGKVIGGCQTKIVSPDEDGNGEICFWGRHVFMGYLNMPEKTEEALDSEGWLHSGDLGKQDKQDFLFITGRIKELIITAGGENIPPVPIEDAVKEAVPLISNAMLIGDKRKFLSMLLTVKCQMNAETGAPEDELTPEAVELCRKLGSNATKVSDIAGGRDRVIYAAIQEGINRVNEKATSNAQRIQKWTVLEEDFSIPGGELGPTMKLKRPVVTKMYKEQIENFYKEVVTPSTPDNPLPSK from the exons ATGTCTACAGCCGAGGTGATGGACCCTCCAGCAGACGTAAGCTGTCTACAGTCCTTCGGAACCGGAGACAGCATCGCCTCCCTGGATGAAGTCGCGGTGGAGTCCACAGTCAA TGAGTCATCAGGGGAGGACTCGGCCTgtgagagggaagaggagagcaTTACCAAATCTGAGGTCACTCCCCCAGCTAGCgaacagagtacacacacacagtcag acGAGGCGGTACGTCCCGACTCGCTGCCGTTGCCGGGGGTGGGCGAGACGCTCTGGACGTCCCGGGGCAGCGGCGAGGTGAAGCTGAGGATGGCAGAGTCGGGCCCCGCCGCTGAACCGCCGGTCACAATCAACCAGATGTTCACCTCAGCAGTGGAGCGTTTCGGCGACAAGACGGCTCTGGGCTGGAAAGAGGGCGAACAGTGGAAAACCCTCAACTACCGCGAGTACTACCAAACCTGCCGCACTGCCGCCAAGAGCTTCCTCAAG ctCGGACTGGAGAGGTACCATGGTGTTGGCATCCTGGGTTTCAACTCAGCTGAGTGGTTCATTGCTGACATTGCGGCCATTCTAGCAGG CGGGTTTGCCGTGGGCATCTACACAACCAATTCTCCGGAAGCATGCCAGTACGTGGCCGAGAACTGCCAGGCCAATATCCTAGTGGTGGAGAACCACAAACAGCTTCAGAAGATCCTGCAG GTTCAAGACCAGCTGCCACACCTCAAAGCAATCATCCAGTACAAAGACGCCCTGAAAGAAAAGAGGCCAAACCTGTACACG TGGGCAGAGTTCCTGGAGATGGGCCGCGACGAGCCTGACACGCGGCTGGACGACATCATCGCCTCTCAAAAGCCCAATCAGTGCTGCACGCTGATCTACACGTCTGGCACCACGGGACAGCCCAAAGGGGTCATGTTGAGTCACGACAAT CTGACCTGGACGGCCTTTGCCACAGGGCGGCATGTGCGTCTGACCGAAGCTACGGTGAGTCAGGAGGTTGTGGTCAGTTACCTGCCCCTCAGTCACATCGCAGCCCAGATGATTGACATCTGGCTCACCATGAAAGTGGGCGGAGCCACGTACTTCGCACAGCCGGACGCTCTGAAG ggctccCTGGCCGTCACCCTCCGTGAAGTGCGGCCCACGGCGTTTATGGGAGTTCCgcgagtgtgggagaagatgcaggagaaGATGAAGTCTATTGGAGCCAAGTCCTCCACCGTGCGCAGGAAGGTTGCATCCTGGGCCAAAGACGTGGGCCTGCAGACCAACCTCACCAAGATGGAGCT TAATGGGACCATGGCCAGGAAGCCTCTGAACTACAGACTGGCTAAGAAGCTGGTGTTCCGGAAAGTTCGGAAGGCTCTGGGTCTGGACCGCTGCACCAAATGCTACACGGGGGCTGCCCCCATCACCAAAGACACTCTGGAGTTTTTCCTCAGTCTGGACATTCCCGTTTACGAGCTTTACGGCATGAGTGAAAGTACCGGACCGCACACCATCTCACTGCCGGAGGCCTTCCGCCTCACCAG ctgTGGGAAGGTGATAGGTGGCTGTCAGACTAAGATCGTCAGCCCAGACGAAGACGGCAACGGGGAGATCTGTTTTTGGGGACGTCACGTGTTCATGGGTTACCTGAACATGCCCGAGAAGACGGAAGAAGCCCTCGACTCTGAGGGCTGGCTGCACTCCGGAGACCTGGGCAAACAGGACAAGCAGGACTTCCTGTTCATCACGGGACGCATCAAAG agctGATTATCACTGCCGGTGGAGAAAACATCCCCCCTGTGCCCATAGAAGACGCAGTGAAGGAGGCTGTGCCCCTCATTAGCAACGCCATGCTCATCGGAGACAAGAGGAAGTTTCTCTCCATGCTCCTCACCGTTAAg tgccagATGAATGCTGAAACAGGGGCTCCAGAAGATGAGCTGACTCCAGAGGCAGTGGAGCTGTGTCGGAAACTGGGCAGCAACGCCACCAAGGTGTCGGACATCGCCGGCGGGCGTGACCGCGTCATCTACGCCGCCATCCAAGAGGGCATCAACCGCGTGAACGAGAAGGCTACCTCCAACGCCCAACGCATCCAGAAGTGGACCGTACTGGAAGAGGACTTTTCCATTCCTGGAGGAGAGCTTG ggcctACCATGAAGCTTAAAAGACCAGTTGTCACAAAGATGTACAAAGAACAGATTGAAAACTTCTATAAAGAAGTTGTGACTCCAAGCACCCCAGACAACCCCCTGCCTTCCAAATAG
- the mllt1a gene encoding protein ENL — MENQCTVQVKLELGHRAQLRKKVTSEGFTHDWMVFVRGPETGDIQHFVDKVVFRLHESFPKPKRVCKEPPYKVEESGYAGFLMPIEVYFKNKEEPKKVCFSYDLFLNLEGNPPVNHLRCEKLTFNNPTRDFRRKLVKAGGVLVVPEGSEAVSRPSPDYPMLPTIPLSAFSDPKKTKTSHGSKEPSKEGGGGNKGAKPHKLTKEHRERPRKDSESKAASKASSRELTSSSSSSSKKTAEIKVKEENKVLPKAAFKEPKLTLKEAKMEGMSPKGGGGAGGGGGGGGGGGGGGGGGQPETKAPSKRPSNAESPKPSVKKQKKGSSEGPKGSSGGGFSSTSPRVSSTSSTAPSTYTDKKPPKEKGRWVKGKSEAQEVKESKKPPESDDSNSEDEASSKSESAPSSPSNSSSDSSSDSSSDSDFEPLQKQGQGPLRTMVEDLQSEESDDDDSSSEEETPVKNNVPNRDSRLSLDSESDSSDGPHRPIRDPPPQPQKHNSSNNKSSGRKSPEPCLRQEKVLKKGYDKAYTEELVDLHRRLMALRERNILQQIVNLIEETGHFNVTNTTFDFDLFSLDESTVRKLQSYLEATAT, encoded by the exons ATGGAGAATCAG TGCACAGTGCAGGTGAAGTTGGAGCTTGGTCACCGGGCCCAGCTGAGAAAGAAGGTGACGTCAGAGGGTTTCACTCACGACTGGATGGTGTTTGTGCGTGGGCCCGAGACGGGGGACATCCAGCATTTTGTGGATAAAGTCGTCTTCCGCCTTCACGAAAGCTTCCCCAAACCCAAGAGAG TGTGCAAGGAGCCACCCTACAAAGTGGAGGAGTCGGGTTACGCAGGCTTTCTCATGCCCATAGAGGTGTACTTTAAAAACAAG GAGGAGCCGAAAAAAGTGTGCTTCAGTTATGACCTGTTCCTGAACCTGGAGGGAAACCCCCCCGTCAATCACCTACGCTGCGAGAAGCTCACCTTCAACAACCCGACGCGAGATTTCAGACGGAAGCTGGTCAAAGCCGGAGGG GTTTTGGTGGTCCCGGAGGGTTCAGAAGCGGTCTCCAGGCCGAGTCCAGACTACCCAATGCTTCCAACCATCCCACTCTCTGCTTTCTCAGACCCCAAGAAGACAAAAACCTCCCACGGGTCCAAG GAGCCCAGtaaagagggaggaggtgggAATAAAGGAGCCAAACCACACAAACTGACCAAGGAGCACAGAGAACGACCGCGGAAAGATTCGGAGAGCAAGGCAGC CAGCAAGGCCTCTTCTCGCGaactcacctcctcctcctcctcctcctccaaaaaaacagCCGAGATTAAAGTCAAAGAGGAGAATAAAGTTCTGCCCAAAGCTGCTTTTAAGGAGCCCAAACTCACGCTGAAGGAGGCCAAAATGGAGGGCATGTCTCcaaaaggaggagggggagcggggggaggaggaggaggaggaggcggcggCGGGGGTGGAGGAGGCGGAGGACAACCCGAAACCAAAGCCCCCAGCAAACGCCCTTCCAACGCCGAGTCGCCGAAACCGAGCGTcaagaagcagaaaaaagggAGCTCGGAGGGACCAAAGGGTTCGTCGGGAGGGGGTTTCTCCAGCACCTCCCCCCGCGTTTCCTCCACATCCTCCACCGCTCCCTCGACCTACACGGATAAGAAACCCCCCAAAGAAAAGGGTCGTTGGGTCAAGGGCAAGTCAGAGGCTCAGGAGGtcaaagagagcaagaaacCGCCGGAGTCAGATGACTCCAACTCCGAAGATGAGGCCTCCTCCAAATCCGAG TCAGCTCCCTCCAGCCCCTCCAACTCCAGCTCTGACTCCAGCTCCGACTCCAGCTCTGACTCGGACTTTGAGCCCCTTCAGAAACAAGGCCAAG GACCTCTGCGGACCATGGTGGAGGACCTGCAGTCTGAGGAGTCTGACGATGATGATAGCAGCTCTGAGGAAGAGACGCCGGTCAAGAACAACGTGCCCAATCGAGACTCCAG ATTGAGTttggacagtgagagtgacagcagtGATGGTCCGCACCGCCCCATTCGAGACCCGCCCCCCCAGCCCCAGAAACACAATTCCTCCAATAACAAG TCCTCAGGCAGGAAGAGCCCGGAGCCTTGCCTGCGTCAGGAGAAGGTGTTGAAGAAGGGATACGACAAG gcCTACACAGAGGAGCTGGTAGACCTCCATCGCAGGCTCATGGCTCTGAGAGAAAGGAACATTTTACAGCag ATTGTGAATCTCATTGAGGAGACCGGCCACTTCAATGTAACCAACACAACCTTTGACTTTGATCTGTTTTCACTGGATGAGTCGACTGTCCGTAAACTACAGAGCTACCTAGAAGCCACGGCCACGTGA